Proteins co-encoded in one Streptococcus pyogenes genomic window:
- the manA gene encoding mannose-6-phosphate isomerase, class I, which yields MSEPLFLKSTMHDRIWGGTKLRDVFAYNIPSDTTGEYWAISAHPNGVSTVTNGRYQGQPLNTLYAQEPALFGNPKEEVFPLLTKILDANDWLSVQVHPDDAYGREHEGELGKTECWYIISAEEGSEIVYGHQAKSKEDLRAMIEAGAWDDLLTRVPVKAGDFFYVPSGTMHAIGKGILILETQQSSDTTYRVYDFDRKDVNGNLRDLHIEKSIDVLTIGKPENSVPATMVLDNMVATTLVSTPFFTVYKWVTSQMVDMKQAAPYLLVSVLKGQGKLYVDQKAYELEKGMHFILPNDVKSWSFDGQLEMIVSHPNQLV from the coding sequence ATGTCAGAACCATTATTTCTAAAATCAACCATGCACGACAGGATTTGGGGTGGCACCAAGTTGAGAGATGTCTTTGCTTACAACATCCCAAGTGACACCACAGGTGAGTATTGGGCTATTTCTGCTCATCCTAATGGTGTTTCGACAGTTACTAATGGACGTTATCAAGGACAACCTTTAAACACATTATATGCGCAAGAGCCGGCCTTGTTTGGGAATCCAAAGGAAGAAGTTTTTCCACTGTTAACTAAGATTTTAGATGCTAATGACTGGCTAAGTGTCCAAGTTCATCCTGATGATGCTTATGGACGTGAACATGAAGGAGAATTAGGCAAGACAGAATGCTGGTATATTATTTCTGCCGAAGAGGGTTCTGAAATTGTATACGGCCATCAGGCCAAGTCCAAAGAAGACCTTCGTGCCATGATTGAAGCAGGCGCTTGGGATGATTTGCTGACTCGTGTCCCAGTCAAAGCAGGCGATTTTTTCTATGTTCCAAGTGGCACCATGCATGCGATCGGCAAGGGAATTCTTATTTTAGAAACCCAGCAGTCATCTGATACCACTTATCGGGTTTATGATTTTGACCGTAAGGACGTTAATGGTAATCTTCGTGACCTTCATATTGAAAAGTCTATTGATGTCTTAACGATTGGTAAGCCAGAAAATAGCGTGCCAGCCACTATGGTTTTGGATAATATGGTAGCAACAACTTTAGTCTCAACACCATTTTTCACTGTTTACAAATGGGTAACTAGTCAAATGGTTGACATGAAACAAGCTGCGCCTTATCTTTTAGTGAGTGTTTTAAAAGGTCAAGGAAAACTCTATGTGGACCAGAAGGCTTATGAGCTAGAAAAAGGCATGCACTTTATCTTGCCTAACGATGTTAAATCGTGGTCATTTGATGGTCAATTAGAAATGATTGTGAGTCACCCCAATCAACTCGTTTAA